In one Nitrososphaera viennensis EN76 genomic region, the following are encoded:
- a CDS encoding type II toxin-antitoxin system HicA family toxin yields the protein MKYRQPSKLPVLSWKDVVKVLQKLGYQYKHGKGSHMYFSDGVHNVTVPRHDEIAPRTLLSIIEQAGLTKDQFLKLV from the coding sequence TTGAAATATCGTCAGCCTAGCAAGCTTCCAGTCCTTTCTTGGAAGGATGTTGTAAAGGTTCTGCAAAAGCTGGGCTACCAGTACAAGCATGGCAAGGGCAGCCACATGTATTTCTCAGATGGTGTCCACAATGTCACGGTCCCAAGGCACGACGAAATTGCTCCAAGGACGTTGCTCTCAATCATAGAACAGGCAGGGCTGACAAAAGATCAGTTCTTGAAACTTGTCTAG
- a CDS encoding type II toxin-antitoxin system HicB family antitoxin translates to MALYNFTIKIEYEDGWYSVQCAELPGAVSQGKTLDEAMANIKEAIEGYIEAFPQEFQKVRSKVQVKNKVLEQKTVIEISSA, encoded by the coding sequence GTGGCGCTCTACAACTTTACCATCAAGATAGAATACGAGGACGGATGGTATAGCGTCCAGTGCGCAGAGCTGCCGGGTGCAGTCAGCCAAGGCAAAACGCTGGACGAGGCCATGGCCAACATCAAGGAAGCCATAGAAGGGTACATCGAGGCGTTCCCTCAAGAATTCCAGAAGGTCAGATCCAAGGTACAGGTTAAAAACAAGGTACTGGAACAGAAGACAGTAATTGAAATATCGTCAGCCTAG
- the pyrB gene encoding aspartate carbamoyltransferase, producing the protein MPNHFYDRDIVSIKDFSKADLEYVFSATDKIRTMTPCERGELGKGRTLGYIFYEPSTRTRMSFEAAMASLGGSFIGISELKSSSVEKGESLADTIRIIDLYSDVIVLRHPMDGSSRFAAELSTNPIINAGSGSEEHPTQALLDLYTIMKEKGGIDGLSIAIVGDLKYGRTVYSLLYGLANYRVDVHLVSPPSLAVRKESIYDVQGKLKIKEHNELGDVLAHADVLYVTRIQRERFPDVQEYEKVKGSYTVDSATLEKAKQDVAVMHPLPRLDEISHSIDYTKNAVYFKQAAYGKELRAALLALMLNESPPL; encoded by the coding sequence ATGCCCAACCACTTTTACGACCGCGACATCGTCTCCATAAAGGACTTTTCCAAGGCCGACCTCGAGTACGTCTTTTCGGCAACCGACAAGATCAGGACGATGACGCCGTGCGAGCGCGGGGAGCTTGGCAAGGGCAGGACGCTTGGCTACATATTCTACGAGCCGAGCACCAGGACGAGGATGAGCTTTGAGGCGGCGATGGCGTCGCTTGGCGGAAGCTTTATCGGCATTTCAGAGTTAAAGTCGTCGTCGGTGGAAAAGGGCGAAAGCCTCGCCGACACCATCAGGATTATCGACCTTTACTCTGACGTCATCGTATTGAGGCACCCGATGGACGGCTCTAGCAGGTTTGCTGCCGAGCTGTCGACAAACCCGATAATAAACGCGGGGAGCGGGAGCGAGGAGCACCCGACGCAGGCGCTTTTGGATTTGTACACGATCATGAAGGAAAAGGGCGGGATCGACGGTCTTTCTATCGCAATAGTGGGCGACCTGAAATACGGGAGGACCGTGTATTCTCTGCTGTACGGCCTTGCCAACTATCGCGTCGACGTGCACCTCGTGTCGCCGCCGTCGCTTGCGGTGAGAAAAGAGTCGATATACGATGTGCAGGGCAAGCTCAAGATAAAGGAGCACAACGAGCTTGGCGATGTGCTTGCGCACGCTGATGTATTGTACGTGACGAGGATTCAGCGCGAGCGCTTTCCAGACGTGCAGGAGTACGAGAAGGTCAAGGGCTCGTACACCGTCGACAGCGCGACGCTGGAAAAGGCAAAGCAGGATGTAGCGGTGATGCATCCGCTTCCGAGGCTCGACGAGATATCGCACTCTATTGACTACACCAAGAACGCGGTCTACTTCAAGCAGGCGGCGTACGGAAAAGAGTTGAGGGCAGCGCTTTTGGCGCTGATGTTAAATGAGAGCCCGCCGCTATAG
- a CDS encoding O-methyltransferase, producing MVKTSRNEKLWRTISKLDRQSDKEKSGRARVKPGEEMLAITADTGMFFHILLKAIKAKRVLEVGTSTGFSTLWLADAVGKSGRVVTIENDPLKIARAKKNFQDAGVDKIIEVRQGIALDVLHKLKGRFDFVLLDADKENIIKYFNLVLPLVRIGGIIAADNMLFPPPYRRTMKKYAHHVQNHPQVQSVTVPIGMGEEITIKLR from the coding sequence GTGGTAAAAACTAGCAGGAACGAAAAACTCTGGCGCACCATATCCAAGCTCGACAGGCAGTCTGATAAGGAAAAAAGCGGCAGGGCACGGGTCAAGCCTGGCGAGGAAATGCTTGCCATCACCGCTGATACCGGCATGTTCTTCCATATCCTCCTCAAGGCGATCAAGGCAAAGCGCGTGCTTGAAGTCGGCACGTCTACTGGGTTTTCCACGCTCTGGCTTGCAGATGCCGTCGGCAAAAGCGGCCGAGTCGTGACCATAGAAAACGATCCACTAAAGATAGCAAGGGCAAAAAAGAATTTCCAAGATGCCGGCGTCGACAAAATAATTGAAGTGCGGCAGGGGATTGCCCTTGACGTCCTGCACAAACTGAAAGGGAGGTTTGATTTCGTGCTCCTTGACGCCGACAAGGAGAACATTATCAAGTATTTCAACCTCGTCCTGCCACTGGTGAGGATAGGGGGCATAATCGCTGCAGACAACATGCTCTTTCCGCCGCCTTACCGCCGGACGATGAAAAAATATGCGCACCACGTGCAGAACCACCCGCAGGTTCAGTCGGTAACAGTGCCGATAGGAATGGGCGAAGAGATCACGATAAAGCTGCGCTAG
- a CDS encoding AbrB/MazE/SpoVT family DNA-binding domain-containing protein, whose product MASVEEFKTIKVSEKGQVAIPADIRRKMGIKKGDKVILILKGKKLVLEKSERIAKKLENEFKDIEDISEHSLREVWDNKQDEIWNQYIVES is encoded by the coding sequence ATGGCGTCTGTTGAAGAGTTCAAGACCATCAAGGTATCTGAGAAAGGACAAGTTGCAATCCCTGCAGACATCAGGAGGAAGATGGGTATCAAAAAAGGCGACAAAGTGATCTTGATTCTCAAGGGCAAGAAATTAGTCCTGGAAAAATCTGAAAGAATTGCCAAAAAACTGGAGAATGAATTTAAAGATATAGAAGATATCTCAGAACATTCGTTAAGGGAGGTCTGGGACAACAAGCAGGACGAAATATGGAATCAATACATCGTGGAGTCATGA
- a CDS encoding type II toxin-antitoxin system PemK/MazF family toxin encodes MVSQRDIVLVTFPFSDRSGTKVRPVLVISNDVYNAKFDDFIGIPITSNTNLRDYTISVTNKKLESGNLLVASVIKVDKITSIDQALVRKTIGKVKKQVHEDAKNMLASLLN; translated from the coding sequence TTGGTTTCGCAACGAGACATCGTTCTTGTAACTTTTCCTTTTTCAGACAGGAGCGGGACGAAAGTCAGGCCTGTGCTTGTAATTTCAAATGACGTTTACAACGCCAAGTTTGATGACTTTATTGGAATTCCCATCACATCAAATACCAATCTTAGAGACTATACTATATCCGTCACAAACAAAAAGCTAGAAAGTGGAAACCTGCTTGTTGCAAGTGTTATCAAGGTGGACAAGATTACAAGCATAGATCAGGCATTGGTCAGGAAAACCATTGGAAAAGTGAAAAAACAAGTCCACGAAGATGCCAAGAACATGCTTGCCTCGCTACTCAACTAA
- a CDS encoding DDE-type integrase/transposase/recombinase — MRKRTDPAIIRYALYLYFNSRSFRLAARSLSPIKRRSHVAVWKWVQKYSSLADRFRTDRRLVRAIFVDETLLQIDGHDYWLWIAYEPTIGTCLMMHLSRERTIFVCYQFFKQLQRRYGRRPIFTDGAQWYNDACRWLRLRHYVYGTELKNLMERFIQHIKDRTECFDDHFPCRKENCDRQHVWNWFKLFLLYLHMGADMIRFMTFLAKDGG; from the coding sequence ATGAGAAAGAGGACAGACCCAGCTATAATCAGATATGCACTGTACCTGTATTTTAATTCTAGGAGCTTTCGGCTGGCAGCCAGATCGCTATCACCAATAAAGAGAAGGAGCCACGTTGCTGTATGGAAATGGGTACAGAAATATTCCAGCCTTGCAGACAGGTTCCGGACAGACAGACGCCTTGTCAGGGCAATATTTGTTGACGAAACACTATTGCAGATAGATGGGCATGACTATTGGCTATGGATAGCGTACGAACCAACTATTGGCACATGCTTGATGATGCATCTGTCTCGTGAGAGGACCATTTTCGTATGTTACCAGTTCTTCAAGCAGTTGCAAAGGAGGTATGGAAGGAGGCCGATATTCACAGACGGTGCTCAGTGGTACAATGATGCTTGCAGGTGGCTCAGATTACGCCATTATGTGTACGGTACAGAATTGAAGAATTTGATGGAGCGGTTTATACAGCATATCAAGGACAGGACGGAGTGTTTTGACGACCACTTTCCATGCAGGAAGGAGAATTGTGACAGACAGCATGTCTGGAACTGGTTCAAATTATTTTTACTGTACCTGCATATGGGCGCAGACATGATACGGTTTATGACATTCCTGGCCAAGGATGGTGGCTAA
- a CDS encoding type II toxin-antitoxin system VapC family toxin, giving the protein MPADDKFILDASVAAKWFNNEDLTDKAIEVRDAFVQNKIRLLAPAQLLYEVGNSIWKNKELTVQDAINAMQDMIDMEIELIPLSNELASNAMKFARDFSITFYDATYVALVDHFNAILISADGKILSKSGKMKENLLHLKDFRI; this is encoded by the coding sequence ATGCCCGCTGACGACAAATTCATTCTAGACGCAAGCGTCGCGGCAAAGTGGTTCAACAACGAGGATCTTACAGACAAGGCGATAGAGGTTAGAGATGCATTTGTACAGAATAAGATCAGGCTTTTGGCCCCCGCTCAATTATTGTACGAGGTAGGAAACTCGATCTGGAAGAACAAAGAGCTGACGGTACAAGATGCCATAAACGCAATGCAGGACATGATAGATATGGAAATAGAACTTATCCCCTTGAGCAACGAGCTGGCCTCAAACGCAATGAAGTTTGCACGCGACTTTTCAATCACATTTTATGATGCTACGTACGTCGCCTTGGTAGATCACTTTAACGCTATCCTGATATCGGCTGATGGCAAAATCCTGTCAAAATCAGGCAAGATGAAAGAAAACTTGCTGCACTTGAAAGATTTCAGGATTTAA
- the vapB gene encoding type II toxin-antitoxin system VapB family antitoxin, whose product MAGTPLSVRIPEETKKKMKEVDIDWSEYIRTAIEDKIRESRRKKVADSMDAIREKTKYGAFDSAKSIREDRDAR is encoded by the coding sequence ATGGCCGGTACCCCATTGAGCGTCAGAATACCGGAGGAGACGAAGAAGAAGATGAAAGAAGTGGACATTGACTGGTCCGAGTACATCAGAACGGCCATAGAAGACAAAATACGAGAATCGCGGCGGAAAAAGGTGGCAGATTCGATGGATGCAATACGAGAAAAAACAAAGTATGGCGCCTTTGATTCTGCCAAGTCAATAAGGGAAGACCGCGATGCCCGCTGA